In Opitutales bacterium, a genomic segment contains:
- a CDS encoding transcriptional repressor — MINSADLLKSYGLSVTAQRLAVIDALTQSPHATADEVFVVVKAHIGSISRQSVYNALNTLSDQGAIRRFQPAGSAARFENRVGDNHHHVVCRKCGVTEDVDCAVGYAPCLQPSNDHGFIIDEAEVVYWGICPSCQEEEK, encoded by the coding sequence GTGATTAATTCTGCTGATCTACTCAAAAGCTACGGACTGTCTGTCACCGCGCAGCGTTTGGCTGTCATCGATGCCCTGACTCAAAGTCCCCACGCTACTGCCGATGAAGTCTTTGTTGTGGTGAAAGCACACATTGGAAGTATCTCGCGTCAGTCAGTTTATAATGCTTTAAACACGCTCTCTGATCAGGGCGCTATCCGACGATTTCAACCAGCTGGATCGGCAGCCAGGTTTGAAAATCGAGTGGGCGACAATCATCACCACGTCGTGTGCCGTAAATGCGGAGTCACCGAAGATGTTGATTGTGCCGTGGGATATGCCCCCTGTCTCCAGCCCTCGAATGATCATGGATTCATCATCGATGAAGCAGAGGTCGTTTACTGGGGGATTTGCCCGAGCTGTCAGGAGGAAGAGAAATAG